The following coding sequences are from one Carassius gibelio isolate Cgi1373 ecotype wild population from Czech Republic chromosome B7, carGib1.2-hapl.c, whole genome shotgun sequence window:
- the zgc:194312 gene encoding odorant receptor 131-2: MTNATTDEANSYPHVRVWAAGVSLIILAFFNLIINWTIVREERLRSHARFVLVFHLLLSALVYFAVSFSFNLQSYLKAETTPNICIALIKGLMASGSNIILTITAMALDRYFAICYPLHYSKICFKPWPWLIGILTWGLASIIPLTLSPNINDTVPCGRKPLQGGEMHKIGLITICTVLIVYSYVRILYEGRRLGVLNRRNRAACRTIALHGTQLAVYILPNFVQFLLYLLHNYGSIFRSTKDLFAVISFVFFNLGQCIAPIVYGLRKEELLEHLNHRFPCLSVRLKRILEWTVNITHPNRRRQQRERRMTSETLLSRETSQTTV; encoded by the exons atgacaaatgctactacAGATGAGGCCAACTCGTATCCACACGTACGTGTTTGGGCAGCGGGAGTCTCTTTGATCATTTTGGCCTTTTTCAACTTGATCATCAACTGGACCATAGTGCGCGAGGAGCGCCTGCGGAGCCACGCGCGCTTCGTCCTCGTGTTCCACTTGTTGCTCTCCGCGCTGGTGTACTTCGCAGTAAGCTTTAGCTTTAACTTACAAAGCTACCTAAAGGCAGAGACCACGCCAAACATATGCATTGCGCTAATCAAAGGTCTGATGGCGAGCGGCTCCAATATCATCCTCACCATCACAGCGATGGCGCTGGACCGTTACTTCGCCATATGTTACCCGCTCCACTATAGTAAAATTTGTTTCAAACCCTGGCCGTGGCTCATCGGGATCCTAACATGGGGACTAGCGTCGATTATTCCTCTTACACTGTCGCCCAACATAAATGACACTGTGCCCTGTGGAAGGAAACCTCtgcaaggcggagaaatgcacaAAATCGGTCTAATAACAATTTGCACGGTTCTTATCGTGTACAGCTATGTACGGATCTTATATGAGGGGCGTCGTCTGGGTGTGTTGAACCGGCGCAACCGAGCTGCGTGTAGGACTATCGCTCTCCACGGCACACAGCTCGCCGTCTACATTCTCCCCAATTTCGTACAGTTTTTGCTGTATCTTCTTCACAATTATGGGTCCATCTTTAGATCCACAAAAGACCTTTTTGCAGTCATAAGTTTTGTGTTCTTCAACCTGGGGCAGTGCATCGCTCCGATAGTATACGGACTGCGTAAAGAGGAACTGTTGGAACATCTTAATCACCGATTCCCGTGTTTATCCGTCCGGCTGAAGCGCATTTTGGAGTGGACTGTCAACATCACACACCCCAATCGCCGTCGCCAGCAAAG GGAGAGGAGAATGACTTCAGAGACGTTATTATCAAGAGAGACCTCTCAGACGACTGTGTGA
- the acadvl gene encoding very long-chain specific acyl-CoA dehydrogenase, mitochondrial — MLLRKVTQSPAICNSVLRLQPAITRMHRQTGSIVTVQNARFYASQAAEAVLDKNVVGSDATMTAEKVDKAANAESKSFAVNIFKGQISTSQVFPFPSVLNEEQSQFLKELVGPCSKFFEEVNDPMKNDALEKVEEHTMEGLKEMGAFGLQVPADLGGVGLTNTQYARLVEIVGMHDLGVGITLGAHQSIGFKGILLFGNPQQKEKYLPKLATGEHVAAFCLTEPASGSDAASIKTSAVRSPCGQYYTMNGSKIWISNGGIAEIFTVFAKTPMKDEKTGEMKDKITAFIVERSFGGVTHGPPEKKMGIKASNTAEVYFENVRVPAECVLGEVGGGFKVAMNILNNGRFGMAAALSGTMKGVIAKAVDHAANRTQFGNKIHNYGAIQEKMARMAMLQYVTESMAYMVSGNMDSGATEFQIEAAISKIFASEAAWLVTDECIQVMGGMGFMKDAGVERVLRDLRIFRIFEGTNDILRLFVALNGFQNAGTQLKSLQKALKNPLGNAGVLASEITKRAKRKAGLGTGLTLQGTVHPELNHSGELTVKAIEQFGAVIEELLLKHGKRIIDEQFVLKRVADCAIDLYAMVVVLSRASRSLSQGHSSAQHEKMLCETWCTEAHERVMQDITFLRSGTSKQIFKNLRAISAAVVENGGVVSPHPLGF, encoded by the exons ATGTTGCTGCGTAAAGTTACTCAAAGTCCTGCGATATGCAACTCTGTCCTCCGTCTACAGCCAGCGATCACACG AATGCATCGCCAAACTGGATCTATTGTGACAGTGCAAAATGCTCGTTTTTATGCGAGCCAGGCCGCAGAG GCTGTTCTGGACAAGAATGTAGTTGGCAGTGACGCCACCATGACAGCTGAGAAGGTCGATAAAGCGGCCAATGCG GAGTCAAAGTCCTTCGCTGTGAACATTTTCAAAGGGCAAATCAGCACTTCTCAGGTGTTCCCCTTTCCCTCAG TGCTCAATGAAGAGCAGTCACAGTTTCTGAAGGAGTTGGTTGGGCCATGCAGTAAGTTTTTTGAG GAAGTGAATGACCCCATGAAGAACGATGCTCTGGAGAAAGTGGAGGAGCACACAATGGAAGGCCTGAAGGAGATGGGAGCTTTTGGTCTTCAGGTGCCTGCGGATCTTGGTGGTGTAGGCCTCACCAACACACAG TACGCCAGGCTGGTGGAGATTGTCGGGATGCATGATCTGGGTGTGGGCATCACTCTTGGTGCCCATCAGTCCATTGGCTTCAAAGGCATCCTGCTTTTTGGTAACCCCCAGCAGAAAGAGAAGTACCTTCCAAAGCTGGCCACTG GAGAGCACGTTGCCGCCTTCTGTCTTACTGAACCAGCCAGTGGTTCTGATGCAGCCTCCATTAAAACCAGTGCAGTTCGTTCCCCCTGCGGCCAGTACTACACCATGAATGGAAGCAAGATCTGGATCAG TAATGGAGGGATTGCTGAGATCTTCACTGTGTTTGCAAAGACTCCCATGAAAGATGAAAAGACCGGAGAGATGAAGGacaaaattacagcatttattgtGGAGAGGAGCTTCGGCGGAGTCACACA tGGTCCTCCTGAGAAGAAGATGGGCATTAAAGCATCCAACACGGCAGAAGTGTATTTTGAGAACGTGCGTGTCCCTGCGGAGTGTGTGCTGGGAGAGGTTGGAGGTGGATTCAAAGTGGCCATGAACATCCTCAATAATGGCCGATTCGGCATGGCTGCTGCCCTCTCTGGCACCATGAAGGGTGTCATCGCCAAAGCG GTTGACCATGCTGCTAACCGGACTCAGTTTGGCAACAAGATTCACAACTATGGTGCCATTCAGGAAAAGATGGCCAGAATGGCAATGCTTCAGTATGTGACAGAG TCCATGGCTTACATGGTTAGTGGGAACATGGACAGCGGAGCCACAGAGTTCCAGATTGAAGCGGCCATTAGTAAAATCTTTGCTTCT GAAGCAGCTTGGTTGGTGACCGATGAATGCATTCAAGTTATGGGTGGAATGGGGTTCATGAAG GATGCTGGTGTGGAAAGGGTATTGAGGGACCTGCGAATCTTCAGAATCTTTGAGGGTACCAATGACATCCTGCGACTGTTCGTAGCGCTCAACGGCTTCCAG AATGCAGGCACTCAGCTGAAGAGCTTGCAGAAAGCTCTGAAGAACCCTCTTGGTAATGCTGGAGTGTTGGCGAGTGAAATCACCAAGCGAGCCAAGAG GAAGGCAGGCTTGGGGACAGGACTAACATTGCAAGGAACAGTCCATCCAGAGCTTAACCACAGTGGAGAACTG ACTGTTAAAGCTATTGAGCAATTTGGAGCGGTTATTGAAGAGCTTCTTCTAAAACATGGAAAGAGAATCATTG ATGAACAGTTTGTTCTGAAGCGAGTTGCAGACTGTGCCATTGATCTGTATGCCATGGtcgtggtcttgtccag AGCGTCCCGGTCTCTCAGCCAAGGTCACTCTTCTGCTCAGCATGAGAAGATGCTGTGTGAAACTTGGTGTACTGAG GCCCATGAGAGAGTCATGCAGGACATCACGTTCCTCAGGTCAGGGACGTCCAAGCAGATCTTCAAGAACTTGCGTGCAATTTCTGCTGCTGTGGTAGAAAACGGAGGAGTGGTATCTCCTCATCCTCTGGGCTTTTAA